In Candidatus Nitrospira nitrificans, a single genomic region encodes these proteins:
- a CDS encoding TonB-dependent siderophore receptor, with protein MSLLDNLHLHGGGRFDYFKQIRTVRPTDIDPTQTEQNQSDIAFSPSVGVTYQPWKPIALFANYTESFSPQAGGTRSFAGTLFDPERGKAYEGGVKFQFFEDRLRARVAAFHIKKKNVLSTDPLNGFEFSVLTGEQRSQGIEFDVAGRLLPGWDIIANYAYIDARITKDLMFLEGSRLNNSALHQGSLWTTYFLQEGPLKGLGAGVGMYAQGKRNGTFQCTDPANCAAPFELPGYVRMDAAVYYRKPEIFSRTNLLAAVNFTNVLDQRYFTGTLDIREVVYTGAPLTIIGSLKLEYY; from the coding sequence ATCAGCCTTCTTGATAATCTTCACCTGCACGGTGGAGGACGATTCGACTACTTCAAACAGATTCGTACTGTTCGTCCGACGGATATAGATCCTACTCAGACTGAGCAAAACCAATCGGATATCGCCTTCAGCCCCTCCGTCGGCGTTACCTATCAACCGTGGAAACCCATAGCATTGTTCGCCAACTATACAGAGTCGTTTTCCCCACAAGCGGGTGGAACCAGGAGCTTCGCCGGGACGTTGTTCGATCCAGAACGAGGCAAGGCTTATGAGGGCGGCGTCAAATTTCAATTCTTCGAGGACAGATTACGGGCACGCGTTGCCGCCTTTCACATCAAGAAGAAAAACGTCTTGTCGACCGATCCTCTTAACGGATTCGAATTTTCCGTGCTAACCGGTGAACAGCGCAGTCAAGGCATCGAATTCGATGTGGCGGGAAGACTTTTGCCTGGCTGGGATATCATCGCCAACTATGCTTACATTGACGCTCGGATCACCAAAGATCTGATGTTTCTTGAAGGAAGCCGGCTCAACAATTCCGCTCTGCATCAAGGCAGCCTCTGGACGACGTATTTTCTCCAGGAAGGTCCGCTCAAAGGCCTCGGTGCCGGAGTGGGTATGTACGCGCAAGGGAAACGAAATGGGACGTTCCAATGTACGGATCCGGCCAATTGCGCGGCACCATTCGAGCTCCCAGGGTATGTCCGTATGGATGCAGCCGTGTATTATCGGAAGCCGGAAATCTTCAGCCGAACCAATTTACTTGCGGCCGTCAACTTTACCAATGTATTGGACCAACGATACTTTACGGGCACACTCGACATCCGAGAAGTGGTCTATACTGGTGCGCCGCTTACTATAATCGGGTCTTTGAAGCTGGAGTACTACTAA